One genomic window of Undibacterium cyanobacteriorum includes the following:
- a CDS encoding MBL fold metallo-hydrolase produces MTPNILSFFDPVTCTASYIVFDREGGTAAVIDPVLDYDPKSGRTKTKSADSLLTALEEKGLRLEWIIETHAHADHLSGAHYLRNKVGGKIAIGVHIDQVQNVFKKLFHLEPEFAVNGSQFDHLFQEDETFHIGDLQAKALYVPGHTPADMAYQIGDAIFVGDTMFMPDVGTARCDFPGGDAHMLYRSVHRLLGFPGETRLYMCHDYPPNGREVRFYTTVAEQRQHNIHVRDGISEEDFVAMRKKRDATLDMPMLILPAVQVNIRAGNPPPPEANGISYLKIPLNGI; encoded by the coding sequence ATGACACCCAATATTCTCAGTTTCTTTGACCCTGTTACCTGCACCGCCAGCTACATCGTATTTGATCGCGAAGGTGGTACTGCAGCGGTAATTGATCCAGTGCTTGATTATGATCCCAAATCTGGTCGCACCAAGACTAAATCAGCCGATTCGCTACTCACCGCACTCGAAGAAAAAGGTTTGCGACTCGAGTGGATTATCGAAACACATGCGCATGCCGATCATTTATCTGGCGCGCACTATCTGCGCAATAAGGTCGGCGGCAAGATTGCGATCGGAGTCCATATCGATCAAGTACAAAACGTCTTCAAAAAGCTGTTCCATCTCGAACCTGAATTTGCAGTGAATGGCTCGCAGTTTGATCATCTTTTCCAAGAAGATGAAACATTTCACATCGGTGATCTGCAGGCCAAAGCCTTATACGTACCGGGTCATACGCCGGCCGATATGGCCTATCAGATCGGTGACGCGATCTTTGTTGGTGATACCATGTTTATGCCCGATGTTGGCACAGCGCGTTGCGATTTTCCTGGCGGCGATGCGCATATGTTGTACCGCTCCGTCCATCGCCTGCTGGGCTTCCCTGGCGAAACGCGTTTGTACATGTGCCACGACTATCCGCCGAATGGACGAGAAGTGCGTTTCTACACGACTGTTGCAGAGCAGCGCCAACACAACATCCATGTGCGTGACGGCATTAGCGAGGAAGACTTTGTCGCCATGCGTAAAAAGCGCGATGCGACCTTAGATATGCCGATGCTGATTTTACCTGCCGTGCAAGTCAATATTCGTGCTGGCAATCCACCTCCACCGGAGGCGAATGGCATCAGTTATCTCAAGATTCCATTGAATGGGATTTAA
- a CDS encoding bifunctional diguanylate cyclase/phosphodiesterase — MNTPYQFLRFTRSFWLALGLLVLFFVSFGLYVESEKEIDRFNETRLKSHLIASELRQSSDDLTRMARSYIMTGDIAYKDHYKEILAIRDGLIARPVDYHEIYWDLVLSDNKRPRPSSGEKVAFLDLMRNVGVTTDEFAKLAEAKMNSDALASIEQAAFEVYESRVDKREVQRQKAIDLLTGDEYRLAKAKIMQPIAEFHHIMEKRTDQSVKRAVDLAMRMRLLFVLVSAVTVYVLWRSHQSLQFTLGASVHELRNYIAKFGRGEFTDPIPVRKGLELSVLGLLSAAQVELARVDSHRRNVEIRNQRLTQFYNILSQCNQAIVRSHSEDELFQQICRDTVQYAGIQMTWIGLLNEDRHVIKPVAVDGLGSEQLMQTEFSMSDLSNMAIDTPVLAAKDGRAHWCQDYIASCKDEQWREHAERMSWRSAAALPLFKNGAVHGVICLYSASLNAFDEEIRTLLIELAMDLSFALNRFELEAGRQRSRRMESLRSFMLERLNGSGALDTFFDDVVKQLESIIPGSKCSILLLENDGKHIKTGATPSLSPTYSKAIEGLPIGQGIGSCGHAMHSGTRVIVEDIASHPYWVNFKELALAAGLASCWSEPIRSSNNRILGAFAIYHAEPTAPDAGHIMLLEMAAHFLAIAIEKNRTESNVRKLSQAVEQSPNIIIITDTEARIEYVNAAFVQKTGKTLEEVIGQRPSILQSGKTPLFTYEEMWDSLRRGESWQGELVNRYIDGKEYLEFAHISPVRDVDGKITHFLSVQEDITDKKRTEERIQYLAHYDVLTGLPNRVLLEERARFALANAKRTNSQLSLVFFDLDHFKNINDSLGHSTGDALLIELAQRLKDSLREGDTISRLGGDEFILLLTGADEIGAERVAEKLLTTVSQSYQIGQYDLNISASIGIAVYPEDGEDLETLLRNADTAMYRAKQDGRNNFRFFTQEMQARSGRHLELVNALRYALERHQFHVVYQPQIALDTGMVIGTEALLRWSHPDLGNVSPAEFIPVAEETGMIISIGEWVLRTAIEQTKAWHEKGWAKLGIAVNLSAIQFRHSDLPVTVTQMLREVNLAPEFLELELTEGVAMIDPPGAIAIMNDLHDRGVRMSIDDFGTGYSSLSYLKKFKVYKLKIDQSFVRDISSDPEDKAIVSAVISMAQSLGLQTIAEGVETEEQLNFLREQNCDEVQGYFFARPLNATQFEAFMKDRE; from the coding sequence ATGAATACACCGTATCAGTTTCTCCGGTTCACACGAAGTTTCTGGTTGGCCTTGGGCTTGTTGGTCCTATTCTTCGTCTCGTTCGGACTCTATGTCGAATCTGAAAAAGAGATCGATCGCTTCAACGAGACGCGTCTGAAGTCCCACCTTATCGCGAGCGAATTGCGACAATCCTCTGATGATCTGACACGGATGGCGCGGTCATACATCATGACCGGCGATATCGCCTACAAAGACCATTACAAAGAAATATTGGCCATCCGCGACGGTCTGATCGCGCGTCCAGTTGATTACCACGAAATCTATTGGGATCTCGTATTGAGTGACAACAAACGTCCACGTCCATCAAGTGGGGAAAAAGTGGCGTTTCTTGATTTGATGAGGAATGTTGGAGTCACGACCGACGAGTTCGCTAAGTTGGCTGAGGCCAAAATGAATTCTGACGCGCTTGCCTCGATTGAGCAGGCCGCCTTCGAAGTGTATGAATCGCGAGTTGACAAGCGCGAAGTACAAAGACAAAAAGCGATTGATCTGTTGACGGGCGATGAATACCGCTTGGCAAAGGCGAAGATCATGCAGCCTATCGCCGAATTTCACCACATCATGGAAAAACGCACCGATCAGAGTGTGAAGCGAGCGGTGGATTTGGCGATGCGCATGCGCCTTTTATTTGTGTTGGTAAGTGCCGTTACGGTCTATGTTCTTTGGCGCTCTCATCAGAGCTTACAGTTTACACTGGGTGCCTCAGTTCATGAGTTAAGGAACTACATTGCGAAGTTTGGTCGCGGTGAGTTTACCGATCCGATCCCAGTACGGAAAGGGCTAGAACTCAGTGTTCTGGGTTTACTCAGTGCCGCGCAAGTGGAATTGGCGCGGGTTGATAGCCATCGACGCAATGTTGAAATCCGCAATCAAAGATTGACCCAGTTTTACAATATTTTGAGTCAATGTAACCAAGCCATTGTCCGTAGTCATTCAGAGGATGAATTATTTCAACAAATTTGTCGCGATACGGTGCAGTACGCTGGCATTCAAATGACTTGGATAGGATTGCTGAACGAGGATAGGCACGTGATAAAACCAGTGGCGGTTGATGGACTGGGAAGCGAGCAATTGATGCAAACAGAATTCTCGATGAGCGATTTAAGTAACATGGCAATCGATACCCCCGTACTGGCTGCTAAAGATGGTCGTGCACATTGGTGTCAAGATTATATTGCGAGCTGCAAAGATGAACAGTGGCGGGAACATGCAGAACGTATGAGCTGGCGTTCCGCCGCAGCTTTACCTCTGTTTAAAAATGGCGCAGTACATGGCGTTATTTGCTTGTATTCTGCATCTTTGAATGCATTCGATGAAGAGATTCGCACCCTCTTGATTGAGTTGGCAATGGATTTGAGTTTTGCTTTGAATCGTTTTGAATTGGAAGCCGGCCGTCAACGTTCGCGGCGTATGGAAAGCTTGCGTAGTTTTATGTTGGAGCGCTTGAATGGTTCCGGTGCGCTCGATACTTTCTTCGATGACGTCGTTAAGCAACTCGAGAGCATTATTCCTGGTAGTAAATGTTCAATTTTGCTTCTGGAAAACGATGGAAAACATATCAAGACGGGTGCTACACCAAGCCTTTCTCCGACCTATAGTAAAGCAATCGAAGGTCTTCCTATCGGGCAGGGAATTGGATCTTGTGGCCATGCGATGCATTCCGGCACAAGAGTGATTGTGGAAGATATTGCGAGCCATCCATATTGGGTGAACTTTAAAGAATTGGCACTGGCCGCGGGCCTTGCGTCGTGCTGGTCAGAGCCGATCCGCTCTTCCAACAATCGGATACTTGGTGCTTTCGCGATCTACCACGCCGAGCCAACCGCGCCAGATGCGGGCCACATCATGCTCCTTGAAATGGCAGCGCACTTTTTGGCAATTGCGATTGAGAAAAATAGGACTGAGAGTAATGTGCGAAAGTTGTCGCAGGCGGTCGAGCAAAGCCCGAATATCATTATCATTACAGATACCGAAGCGCGCATAGAATATGTGAACGCGGCCTTTGTGCAGAAAACCGGCAAGACTTTGGAGGAAGTGATCGGCCAGCGACCAAGTATTCTTCAGTCAGGTAAGACACCTTTGTTCACTTATGAAGAGATGTGGGACAGCCTACGTCGAGGAGAGAGCTGGCAAGGAGAGTTGGTGAACCGTTACATCGACGGCAAAGAGTACTTAGAGTTCGCGCATATCTCGCCAGTACGAGATGTCGATGGCAAGATTACTCATTTCTTGTCGGTACAAGAAGACATTACCGATAAAAAACGAACCGAAGAGCGCATCCAATACTTAGCTCATTATGATGTTCTGACAGGATTGCCGAATCGTGTTTTACTCGAAGAGCGCGCGCGGTTTGCTTTGGCCAACGCGAAGCGCACCAATTCACAGTTGAGCTTGGTGTTTTTCGATTTGGATCACTTTAAAAATATTAATGATTCACTCGGCCACAGCACGGGCGATGCTTTGCTGATCGAACTTGCCCAGCGCCTCAAAGATAGTTTAAGAGAAGGGGATACGATTTCACGTCTAGGCGGCGATGAGTTTATTCTTTTGTTGACAGGCGCAGATGAAATCGGCGCTGAGCGCGTCGCAGAAAAATTGCTGACGACAGTGAGCCAATCCTACCAAATCGGTCAATATGATTTGAATATCTCAGCGTCGATTGGCATTGCTGTTTATCCCGAGGATGGTGAAGATCTTGAAACGCTGTTACGGAATGCTGACACTGCAATGTATCGCGCCAAGCAAGATGGTCGCAATAACTTCCGCTTCTTCACGCAAGAAATGCAAGCGCGATCGGGGCGCCATCTCGAGTTGGTGAATGCACTCCGCTATGCACTCGAACGCCATCAGTTCCATGTTGTATATCAGCCGCAGATTGCTTTGGACACAGGAATGGTGATCGGCACTGAAGCATTGCTGCGTTGGTCGCATCCTGACCTTGGCAATGTGTCACCCGCGGAATTTATTCCGGTCGCAGAAGAGACTGGCATGATTATCTCGATCGGTGAATGGGTGTTGCGCACAGCTATTGAGCAAACCAAAGCTTGGCATGAAAAGGGCTGGGCTAAGCTCGGTATCGCTGTCAATTTGTCTGCGATCCAATTCCGTCATAGTGATTTACCAGTGACTGTGACGCAGATGTTACGTGAGGTGAATCTCGCTCCGGAATTCCTAGAATTGGAATTGACCGAAGGGGTGGCGATGATTGATCCGCCAGGTGCCATTGCCATCATGAACGATCTGCATGATCGTGGTGTGCGCATGTCGATTGACGACTTTGGTACGGGATATTCATCGCTCAGTTATTTGAAGAAATTTAAAGTGTACAAACTCAAAATTGATCAATCATTCGTACGCGATATTAGCTCCGATCCTGAAGATAAAGCGATCGTGAGTGCGGTGATTAGTATGGCCCAGAGTTTAGGCTTGCAGACCATTGCGGAAGGGGTGGAAACCGAAGAACAGTTAAACTTCTTGCGTGAACAGAATTGCGATGAAGTCCAAGGATACTTCTTTGCACGGCCTTTGAATGCCACCCAATTTGAGGCCTTTATGAAAGACCGTGAGTGA
- a CDS encoding efflux RND transporter periplasmic adaptor subunit: protein MKLDKVMTQTQSQTSGQIQSQTRTSTGAGLASNLMLNSDSSSKPNSKLKVMVTLLSLGFAGAALGLSFENTGKAAGASPSVATQNKPSTAATAVTESKRWATVPVRGSNDSARLTVDGVVEAVKTAEIAPQVAGVVQQIMVQAGDPIKQGQVLAHIDARAAQQELSASRANIEALKANVVLAEKDFERQKALFEKNYISQAQLDRAAAVLKSSTAQAQAQIAQASAVQTQSSFYTLKAPFDGFVAAMPSAPGQMAMPGKPVMTVYDPRYLRVMVNVPQARLAMLNKESEMKIEFPSLPASERFVKPKAMTILPVSDATTHTVQVRFDLANAPKSIVPGLFARVNLEFSAGPGAAGNTDTSKDALNQSSAQRLYVPRSAVVRRAEVYAVYVVNAQGKPLMRQVKPGPVSGAEQEILSGLAAGEVVVRDAMQVFSAK from the coding sequence ATGAAGCTCGATAAAGTGATGACGCAGACTCAAAGTCAAACTTCAGGCCAAATTCAAAGCCAGACACGAACCTCGACTGGCGCGGGATTGGCATCGAACTTGATGTTGAACTCGGATTCAAGTTCAAAGCCAAACTCGAAATTGAAAGTCATGGTGACTCTACTGAGTCTTGGTTTTGCTGGCGCGGCGTTGGGACTCAGTTTTGAAAATACCGGGAAGGCTGCTGGTGCTTCGCCTAGTGTCGCGACACAAAATAAACCATCTACTGCGGCGACTGCAGTGACTGAATCGAAACGCTGGGCGACAGTGCCGGTGCGCGGTAGCAACGATAGTGCACGTTTGACGGTCGATGGTGTGGTGGAAGCGGTTAAGACCGCAGAGATTGCGCCGCAAGTGGCAGGCGTGGTGCAACAGATTATGGTGCAAGCTGGCGATCCAATTAAGCAAGGTCAGGTACTTGCGCATATTGATGCTCGCGCCGCCCAGCAAGAACTTTCTGCTAGTCGCGCCAACATCGAAGCCTTGAAAGCCAATGTTGTATTGGCCGAAAAAGATTTCGAACGACAAAAAGCCTTGTTTGAAAAAAATTACATCAGTCAAGCGCAGCTCGATCGCGCCGCGGCCGTTCTGAAATCAAGCACCGCCCAAGCGCAAGCGCAAATTGCTCAGGCCTCTGCGGTACAAACCCAATCGAGTTTTTATACGCTGAAAGCGCCGTTTGATGGCTTTGTTGCGGCGATGCCATCGGCTCCAGGGCAAATGGCTATGCCAGGTAAGCCTGTGATGACGGTGTATGACCCTCGCTATTTGCGCGTCATGGTTAACGTACCCCAAGCACGCTTGGCGATGCTCAACAAAGAGAGTGAAATGAAAATCGAATTTCCCTCTTTGCCAGCAAGTGAACGCTTTGTGAAGCCGAAGGCTATGACGATTTTGCCGGTGTCCGATGCGACAACGCACACCGTGCAAGTGCGATTTGATTTGGCCAATGCACCGAAGTCGATTGTTCCAGGTCTCTTTGCCCGGGTGAACTTGGAATTCTCTGCAGGACCGGGTGCTGCTGGAAATACGGATACATCCAAAGATGCGTTGAATCAGAGTAGCGCTCAACGTCTCTATGTGCCGCGCAGTGCGGTTGTGCGCCGCGCCGAAGTGTATGCCGTGTATGTGGTGAACGCACAAGGAAAACCATTGATGCGACAAGTTAAACCAGGTCCAGTATCGGGTGCGGAGCAAGAAATTCTCAGTGGGTTGGCGGCTGGCGAAGTGGTCGTTAGGGATGCCATGCAAGTATTTTCTGCCAAATAA
- a CDS encoding hemolysin family protein — protein MDNLLLVIAAFALVVLNGFFVAAEFGLVKLRQTRVRSIAKVSGLRGRVLAVVHKNLDAYLSACQLGITLASLGLGWIGEPAFARLLEPLLVTVGVESEKLIHGISFFFAFFVISFMHIVLGELAPKSMAIRMPERVSLWTAPALYLFYWLMFPAIWVLNGSANKVLKWLGLDASHGSDAHYSPEELKMILRGSHASKKLTPDEWSIMAQMLDFGDLEISDLMRPFSEVVAMYKDASLEENMATAARNRFSRYPYIDSDGETVLGTLHLKDLFLAQQSGKSLQDLSKHLRHVEVVPPNMPALELFRRFRKGAPHFAMVGYRDAKPVGFLTLDNLLSALVGQIRDEFRQNDNDWTLLDDGTLIGKGSLPLFTLGIALGIDLDSEEVESIGGLIMHALGDLPEEGQKIEFPQFDAVVKKMNGPRILLVRIHPKGDQGTTRDH, from the coding sequence TTGGACAATTTATTACTGGTTATTGCGGCATTTGCTTTGGTTGTGCTGAACGGTTTCTTTGTTGCAGCCGAGTTTGGTTTGGTCAAATTGCGGCAAACAAGAGTAAGAAGTATCGCCAAAGTCAGTGGCTTACGCGGGCGCGTGCTCGCCGTTGTGCATAAAAATCTCGATGCCTATTTATCCGCTTGCCAGCTCGGTATCACCCTTGCTTCATTGGGCTTGGGCTGGATTGGTGAACCTGCTTTCGCACGTCTGTTGGAACCACTGTTGGTCACCGTCGGAGTGGAGTCAGAAAAGTTGATTCACGGGATCTCCTTCTTTTTCGCATTTTTCGTGATCTCCTTTATGCATATCGTCTTGGGTGAATTGGCGCCCAAGTCGATGGCAATCCGCATGCCTGAACGCGTTTCGCTATGGACTGCGCCCGCTTTGTATCTGTTCTACTGGCTGATGTTTCCAGCGATTTGGGTGCTGAATGGTAGCGCCAATAAAGTATTGAAATGGTTGGGTTTGGATGCAAGTCACGGTAGTGATGCCCATTACTCGCCGGAAGAGCTCAAAATGATTTTGCGTGGTAGTCATGCCAGCAAAAAGCTAACACCCGATGAGTGGAGCATCATGGCGCAGATGTTGGATTTTGGTGATCTTGAGATTTCCGATCTGATGCGCCCGTTTAGTGAGGTGGTAGCGATGTATAAAGATGCCAGCCTTGAAGAAAATATGGCAACCGCCGCGCGTAATCGTTTCAGTCGTTACCCCTATATCGACAGTGATGGTGAAACGGTGTTGGGTACTTTGCATCTGAAAGATCTGTTTTTGGCGCAGCAAAGCGGTAAATCCTTGCAGGATTTGAGTAAGCATCTGCGTCATGTCGAAGTGGTGCCACCGAATATGCCAGCTCTGGAACTGTTCCGTCGTTTCCGCAAAGGAGCTCCACACTTTGCGATGGTAGGTTATCGTGATGCTAAACCAGTGGGGTTCTTAACACTGGATAATCTCTTGAGTGCGCTAGTCGGGCAAATACGTGATGAATTCCGTCAGAACGACAATGATTGGACCTTGCTTGATGATGGTACCTTGATCGGTAAAGGCAGCCTACCTTTGTTCACACTCGGTATCGCCTTGGGGATTGATCTCGATAGTGAAGAGGTTGAATCGATCGGTGGTTTGATTATGCACGCGCTCGGCGACTTACCGGAAGAAGGTCAAAAAATTGAATTCCCGCAGTTCGATGCGGTCGTTAAGAAGATGAATGGGCCGCGTATACTCTTGGTCAGAATTCATCCAAAGGGCGATCAAGGAACAACGCGTGATCATTAA
- a CDS encoding 6-phosphofructokinase: MTQPIKRIAISTGGGDAPGLNAVIRAVTLAAQRRGWEVFGIREGFNGILLPDRYPVNGVFPITKDMVRGISHLGGTILGTTNHGNPLRFVVTDADGTRREIDRSDDIIDHLRAMNIDALVCVGGDGTLTIANVLHQKGLSKGLRVVGVPKTIDNDLDKTYTTFGFDTAVAFATDCIDRLHSTAESHQRVMVVEVMGRYAGWIALHAGMASTAHAILIPEIPYDLDKIAAKIRARQQAGRNYSIVVAAEGALPKGGQRYLEEKAKLGEVERLGGIGEQLAHQLQEITGKEARAVVLGHLLRGGSPTSFDRLAAMRFGAAAVRALDEGHSGIMVALAFPNVNYVRLEEVAGRMKGVDLDGDTIQTARDIGICLGD; the protein is encoded by the coding sequence ATGACCCAGCCTATCAAACGCATCGCCATCTCCACAGGAGGCGGTGATGCTCCAGGGCTCAATGCCGTGATTCGCGCCGTCACCCTAGCGGCGCAACGTCGGGGTTGGGAGGTGTTTGGTATTCGCGAAGGATTCAATGGCATCCTGCTGCCTGATCGATACCCTGTCAACGGCGTATTCCCCATCACTAAAGACATGGTGCGCGGCATCAGCCACCTTGGCGGTACCATACTTGGCACGACCAATCACGGCAATCCACTCAGATTTGTCGTCACTGATGCTGACGGCACTCGGCGCGAAATCGACCGCAGCGACGACATCATTGACCACCTACGTGCAATGAATATCGACGCATTGGTCTGCGTCGGTGGTGATGGCACACTGACGATTGCCAACGTGCTCCACCAAAAAGGTCTAAGTAAAGGACTGCGCGTCGTTGGCGTACCGAAAACCATCGACAATGATTTAGATAAGACTTACACCACCTTCGGCTTCGATACGGCAGTTGCGTTTGCGACCGATTGCATCGATCGTTTGCATAGCACGGCAGAGAGTCACCAACGAGTAATGGTGGTGGAAGTGATGGGACGCTATGCTGGTTGGATCGCATTACATGCGGGCATGGCTAGCACGGCTCACGCCATTCTGATTCCAGAGATTCCCTACGATCTCGACAAGATTGCCGCGAAAATTCGAGCGCGCCAACAAGCCGGACGCAATTACAGTATCGTCGTGGCAGCTGAGGGCGCGCTCCCCAAAGGTGGCCAACGCTATCTCGAAGAAAAAGCAAAGTTAGGCGAAGTCGAGCGCCTTGGTGGCATTGGTGAACAACTGGCTCACCAACTTCAAGAAATCACCGGCAAAGAAGCACGTGCCGTGGTTTTGGGCCATCTCTTGCGCGGTGGTAGCCCGACCTCCTTTGATCGACTCGCGGCAATGCGGTTTGGTGCGGCCGCCGTGCGAGCGCTTGACGAAGGACATTCAGGGATTATGGTTGCACTCGCTTTCCCAAATGTGAACTACGTCAGACTAGAGGAAGTAGCGGGCCGTATGAAGGGTGTTGATCTCGATGGCGATACCATACAAACGGCACGAGATATTGGGATTTGCTTAGGCGATTAA
- a CDS encoding ArsR/SmtB family transcription factor: MMTSITHTCTRMEGLSELALDHVAQYFSALSEPSRLRVLNILRDGERNVGELAEMCACSQANISRHLSTLAKHGMVVREARGTTVFYRIADESIYALCDLVCGNLAKRLSEQANLLGNVNAKKPRKA, translated from the coding sequence ATGATGACTTCAATAACTCACACATGTACCCGAATGGAAGGCTTATCGGAATTGGCGTTAGACCACGTAGCTCAATATTTCTCGGCCCTTTCTGAACCGAGTCGCCTACGAGTGTTGAACATTTTGCGCGATGGTGAACGCAATGTCGGTGAGCTAGCGGAGATGTGCGCCTGTTCACAGGCAAATATTTCACGTCATCTCTCCACTTTGGCGAAACACGGAATGGTGGTGAGAGAAGCGCGCGGCACCACCGTTTTCTACCGCATCGCCGATGAATCGATTTATGCTCTGTGCGATTTGGTGTGCGGCAATCTCGCCAAACGCTTGTCGGAACAAGCCAATCTTCTCGGCAATGTGAATGCTAAGAAACCGCGCAAGGCCTGA
- a CDS encoding YybH family protein has product MWSTKFYLSFTRTLRCVSVVTGLSLTMLAGQEALAQGLSKKAPLFNAKAQPANLSALKAEVEKIEYEFANTLAQRDFKAFSHYIADDAVFITGPKVLEGKAAILDSWEHFFEDPQAPFSWKPDEILILLSGKLASSSGPVFDAKGVQIARYISIWRKDGKQWKIVMDRGVDIRRCKKD; this is encoded by the coding sequence ATGTGGTCGACCAAATTTTATCTTTCATTCACACGAACTTTGCGCTGTGTCAGTGTGGTTACCGGACTCAGTTTGACCATGCTGGCGGGACAAGAAGCGCTCGCCCAAGGGCTTTCAAAGAAAGCGCCATTATTCAATGCGAAGGCACAGCCCGCTAATCTGTCAGCGCTCAAAGCGGAAGTCGAAAAAATCGAATACGAGTTCGCGAACACACTGGCACAAAGAGACTTTAAAGCTTTTTCTCATTACATTGCGGACGACGCAGTATTTATCACGGGGCCGAAAGTATTAGAGGGCAAAGCAGCCATTCTCGATAGCTGGGAACACTTTTTTGAAGATCCTCAGGCACCATTTTCATGGAAGCCCGATGAAATATTGATTTTGTTGTCGGGGAAGTTGGCGAGCAGTAGTGGCCCCGTGTTTGATGCCAAGGGCGTACAGATCGCTCGCTATATTTCTATTTGGCGTAAGGACGGCAAGCAATGGAAGATTGTAATGGATCGTGGCGTTGATATTCGCCGCTGCAAAAAGGACTAA
- a CDS encoding sulfite exporter TauE/SafE family protein produces the protein MALLLASLIGIAVGLIMGLTGAGGGMLAVPALVYSQGWTMQEAMPVALLAVSLGALIGAIDGLRRRQVRYKAATLMALVGAPMTSLGVWVAKDLSQKTLMAAFAVVLLIVVIRLVRQALRAADDAINPSAIALVNASTGRFDWNIKTATVISVIGSCAGFATGMLGVGGGFIIVPLLRHFTNLSMQSAAATSLMVISLVGSVAVGSALLHGAQIPILFSALFATMSVVGVLAGRRIANFLPSRIVQMIFASLLATVAVSFIWKVLN, from the coding sequence ATGGCTTTGCTGTTAGCCAGCTTGATCGGTATCGCGGTCGGCTTGATTATGGGCCTGACTGGTGCTGGTGGCGGCATGCTCGCCGTGCCCGCCTTGGTGTACAGCCAAGGATGGACGATGCAAGAGGCGATGCCGGTGGCCTTGCTCGCGGTGAGTTTAGGTGCCTTGATTGGTGCAATTGATGGACTACGTCGGCGCCAAGTGCGCTATAAGGCGGCAACTTTGATGGCCCTAGTGGGGGCGCCGATGACTTCGCTCGGTGTTTGGGTTGCGAAAGATCTCTCGCAAAAGACCTTGATGGCGGCGTTTGCTGTGGTGCTCTTGATCGTCGTAATTCGCTTGGTTCGTCAGGCCTTACGTGCTGCGGATGATGCGATCAATCCATCGGCAATCGCTTTAGTAAATGCGTCGACCGGGCGCTTCGACTGGAATATCAAAACCGCCACAGTCATTAGTGTGATCGGCTCGTGTGCCGGGTTTGCAACCGGCATGCTTGGCGTTGGCGGCGGTTTCATCATTGTGCCCTTGTTGCGGCATTTTACGAATCTATCGATGCAGAGTGCGGCGGCGACTTCATTGATGGTGATCAGTTTGGTTGGTTCAGTTGCGGTTGGTTCTGCGCTCTTACACGGCGCGCAAATCCCTATTTTGTTCTCTGCCTTATTTGCGACGATGTCGGTGGTCGGTGTCTTAGCGGGACGGCGTATCGCCAATTTCTTACCTTCTCGTATCGTTCAAATGATTTTTGCGTCCTTGCTGGCCACGGTCGCCGTGAGTTTTATCTGGAAGGTGTTGAATTGA